A genomic segment from Modestobacter roseus encodes:
- a CDS encoding CoA transferase, translating into MMLGDLGARVIKVENPGSGDDSRGWGPPFVETAQGRSPPTSSPRTGTRSRSPSTSRTTRTRRCSPSCCAAPTCCWRTSGPARWPASASAPTCSPS; encoded by the coding sequence ATGATGCTCGGCGACCTGGGCGCCCGGGTGATCAAGGTGGAGAACCCCGGCAGCGGGGACGACAGCCGCGGCTGGGGGCCGCCGTTCGTGGAGACGGCCCAAGGGCGGAGTCCACCTACTTCTTCTCCGCGAACCGGAACAAGGAGTCGATCGCCCTCGACCTCAAGGACGACGCGGACAAGGCGGTGCTCACCGAGCTGCTGCGCCGCGCCGACGTGCTGCTGGAGAACTTCCGGCCCGGCACGCTGGCCCGCCTCGGCTTCGGCACCGACGTGCTCGCCGAGCTGA
- a CDS encoding SLC13 family permease — protein sequence MATSTVDTATPRPRVTPEQVLTLIGLVTLAVLALAFDLDIGFVSITIATVLALFSAARHKGAVSQISWSTVLLIGGVLTFVFVLQEAGTIDYVGRP from the coding sequence GTGGCCACGAGCACGGTGGACACCGCCACGCCACGACCCCGGGTCACGCCCGAGCAGGTGCTCACCCTGATCGGGCTGGTCACCCTCGCCGTCCTCGCGCTGGCCTTCGACCTGGACATCGGCTTCGTGTCCATCACCATCGCCACCGTGCTGGCGCTGTTCTCCGCCGCCCGGCACAAGGGCGCGGTCTCCCAGATCAGCTGGTCGACGGTGCTGCTCATCGGCGGCGTGCTGACCTTCGTCTTCGTGCTGCAGGAGGCCGGCACCATCGACTACGTCGGGAGGCCGTGA